The following are from one region of the Streptomyces fradiae genome:
- a CDS encoding SDR family oxidoreductase, translated as MITVTGATGNIGRTLVELLAGAGEEVVAVSRQAAPEGAAPAAPGVRWARADLGSADSLRPALDGSRALFLLLGGELNSHGEHPSALLDAAKAAGVERVVLVSSQVSATRPDAVSHARLREFETAVRESGREFTVLRPGGFASNAFAWAESVRTRRTVLAPFGDVALPVVDPADIAAVAAAALTEAGHAGRTYELTGPEPISPRRQAAVLAEALGEEVHFVELSRADAHAHLATFMPEEVVTGTLDVLGVPLPAERRVSPDIETVLGRPAAPFADWVARNLPAFR; from the coding sequence ATGATCACCGTCACCGGTGCCACCGGAAACATCGGACGCACGCTCGTGGAACTGCTCGCCGGAGCCGGCGAGGAGGTCGTCGCCGTGTCCCGGCAGGCCGCGCCCGAGGGTGCCGCCCCGGCCGCGCCGGGTGTCCGCTGGGCCCGCGCCGACCTCGGCTCGGCCGACAGCCTGCGCCCCGCCCTCGACGGGTCCCGCGCACTGTTCCTGCTGCTCGGCGGCGAACTCAACAGCCACGGCGAGCACCCGAGCGCGCTCCTGGACGCGGCCAAGGCCGCCGGCGTCGAGCGCGTCGTCCTCGTCTCCTCGCAGGTCAGCGCGACCCGCCCGGACGCCGTCTCGCACGCCCGGCTGCGGGAGTTCGAGACGGCCGTACGGGAATCGGGGCGGGAGTTCACCGTCCTGCGCCCCGGCGGCTTCGCCTCCAACGCCTTCGCCTGGGCCGAGTCCGTCCGCACCCGGCGCACGGTCCTCGCCCCGTTCGGGGACGTGGCCCTGCCCGTCGTCGACCCGGCGGACATCGCCGCCGTCGCCGCCGCCGCGCTCACCGAAGCCGGGCACGCGGGCCGCACCTACGAACTGACCGGCCCCGAGCCGATCAGCCCGCGCCGCCAGGCGGCGGTCCTCGCCGAGGCGCTGGGGGAGGAGGTCCACTTCGTCGAGCTCTCCCGCGCGGACGCCCATGCCCATCTGGCGACGTTCATGCCCGAGGAGGTCGTCACCGGCACCCTGGACGTCCTCGGCGTCCCGCTCCCGGCGGAACGGCGGGTCAGCCCGGACATCGAGACCGTTCTCGGCCGCCCGGCCGCCCCGTTCGCCGACTGGGTCGCCCGCAACCTCCCCGCGTTCCGCTAA
- a CDS encoding (Fe-S)-binding protein: protein MRVALFVTCVNDALYPATGVATVRLLERLGVTVDFPAAQSCCGQPQFNTGYRAETAPLVRRTVRAFEGYEYVVTPSGSCAAMIREHYGRFGPEAAELGPRTYELTEFLVDVLGVTDVGAHFPHRVAYHPSCHGLRMLGLGDRPLRLLREVRGLELVELPGAEECCGFGGTFAVKNPAVSAAMGADKVRNAVASGADVLCGADNSCLMHLGGTMSRMRVLPGLRPVHLAEILASTETEPLVRGAKEPLA, encoded by the coding sequence ATGCGCGTCGCCCTGTTCGTCACCTGCGTCAACGACGCCCTGTATCCGGCGACGGGGGTGGCGACCGTCCGGCTGCTCGAACGCCTCGGTGTCACCGTCGACTTCCCGGCGGCGCAGAGCTGCTGCGGCCAGCCGCAGTTCAACACCGGCTACCGCGCCGAGACCGCTCCCCTGGTCCGGCGCACGGTCCGGGCCTTCGAGGGGTACGAGTACGTCGTCACCCCGTCCGGTTCGTGCGCCGCGATGATCCGCGAGCACTACGGACGGTTCGGCCCCGAGGCGGCCGAACTCGGGCCCCGTACGTACGAACTGACGGAGTTTCTGGTCGACGTGCTCGGGGTGACCGACGTCGGCGCGCACTTCCCCCACAGGGTCGCCTACCACCCGTCCTGCCACGGCCTTCGGATGCTCGGGCTCGGCGACCGGCCGCTGCGGCTGCTGCGGGAGGTGCGGGGCCTGGAGCTCGTCGAGCTGCCGGGCGCCGAGGAGTGCTGCGGCTTCGGCGGCACCTTCGCCGTGAAGAACCCGGCCGTGTCGGCGGCGATGGGCGCCGACAAGGTGCGCAACGCGGTGGCGAGCGGCGCGGACGTGCTGTGCGGGGCGGACAACTCCTGCCTGATGCACCTGGGTGGCACGATGAGCCGGATGCGGGTGCTGCCGGGGCTGCGGCCGGTGCACCTGGCGGAGATCCTGGCGAGCACGGAGACGGAGCCCCTGGTACGGGGAGCGAAGGAGCCCCTGGCATGA
- a CDS encoding lactate utilization protein B, whose product MSGTFLGMPAFPAAAREAVHDETLRGNLRHATHTIRDKRARAVAELADWAELREAGRRIKDRTLRHLDTYLLQLEEAVTAAGGTVHWAADAAEANRIVAGLVKATGETEVVKVKSMATQEIGLNEALEAEGIRAYETDLAELIVQLGEDRPSHILVPAIHRNRGEIRDIFRSEMGRWGRPAPDDLTDTPAELAEAARLHLREKFLRAKVGISGANFMVAETGTLVVVESEGNGRMCLTLPETLISVVGIEKVVPSWRDLEVFLQTLPRSSTAERMNPYTTMWTGTTDGDGPRVFHLVLLDAGRTDVLADATGRQALRCIRCSACLNVCPVYERAGGHAYGSVYPGPIGAILTPQLRGTASEIDASLPYASTLCGACYEVCPVAIDIPEVLVRLRERVAEAGGPGHRLERAAMKAAAMVLDHPRLLAAGERLASRTRALHPKNPPGAGAWTESRDLPELPAEPFRDWWRKNRA is encoded by the coding sequence ATGAGCGGTACGTTCCTGGGGATGCCGGCGTTCCCGGCGGCGGCGCGGGAGGCCGTGCACGACGAGACGCTGCGCGGCAACCTGCGGCACGCCACCCACACCATCCGCGACAAGCGGGCGCGCGCGGTGGCCGAGCTGGCCGACTGGGCCGAGCTGCGTGAGGCAGGGCGGCGCATCAAGGACCGGACACTCCGTCATCTCGACACCTACCTCCTCCAGTTGGAGGAGGCGGTGACGGCGGCGGGCGGCACCGTGCACTGGGCGGCGGACGCCGCCGAGGCCAACCGGATCGTCGCCGGCCTGGTGAAGGCCACGGGCGAGACGGAGGTCGTCAAGGTCAAGTCGATGGCCACCCAGGAGATCGGCCTCAACGAGGCCCTGGAGGCGGAGGGCATCCGCGCCTACGAGACCGATCTCGCCGAGCTGATCGTGCAGCTGGGCGAGGACCGGCCCTCGCACATCCTCGTGCCGGCGATCCACCGCAACCGGGGCGAGATCCGCGACATCTTCCGCTCCGAGATGGGCAGATGGGGCAGGCCCGCCCCGGACGACCTCACCGACACGCCCGCCGAACTGGCCGAGGCCGCGCGCCTACACCTCCGGGAGAAGTTCCTGCGGGCCAAGGTCGGCATCTCCGGCGCCAACTTCATGGTGGCCGAGACCGGCACCCTGGTCGTCGTCGAGTCCGAGGGGAACGGCCGGATGTGCCTCACCCTTCCCGAGACGCTGATCTCGGTCGTCGGCATCGAGAAGGTGGTGCCCTCGTGGCGGGACCTGGAGGTCTTTCTGCAGACGTTGCCCCGCTCGTCGACGGCCGAGCGCATGAACCCGTACACGACGATGTGGACCGGCACCACCGACGGCGACGGCCCGCGCGTCTTCCACCTGGTGCTGCTCGACGCGGGCCGCACCGACGTCCTCGCCGACGCCACCGGCCGGCAGGCCCTGCGCTGCATCCGCTGCTCGGCCTGTCTCAATGTCTGCCCGGTGTACGAGCGGGCCGGCGGCCACGCCTACGGCTCGGTCTACCCGGGGCCGATCGGCGCGATCCTCACGCCCCAACTGCGCGGCACCGCGAGCGAGATCGACGCCTCGCTGCCGTACGCCTCCACCCTCTGCGGGGCCTGCTACGAGGTGTGCCCGGTCGCCATCGACATCCCCGAGGTCCTGGTGCGTCTGCGCGAGCGGGTCGCCGAGGCGGGCGGACCCGGACACCGCCTGGAACGCGCGGCGATGAAGGCGGCGGCCATGGTCCTCGACCATCCGAGGCTCCTCGCCGCCGGCGAACGCCTCGCCTCCCGCACCCGCGCCCTGCACCCGAAGAACCCGCCGGGTGCGGGCGCGTGGACGGAGAGCCGCGACCTGCCGGAACTGCCGGCGGAGCCGTTCCGCGACTGGTGGAGGAAGAACCGCGCATGA
- a CDS encoding lactate utilization protein C has translation MTPEKTSSAGPVTGSRERILGRIRAAVAGAPEAPEPERDYLRQHAPDDPVALVDLLHANLADYRAVVHRADAAGLAGLVARLLAGHGARSVAVPPGLPEEWLSALPEDIELLPDSGDLTPYQLDGTDAVVTGCAVAVAETGTLVLDAGPAQGRRALTLVPDLHVCVVRVPDQVVASVPLALPRLDPRRPLTWISGPSATSDIELDRVEGVHGPRRLEVVLLSG, from the coding sequence ATGACCCCCGAGAAAACCTCCTCCGCAGGGCCGGTCACCGGATCGCGGGAGCGGATCCTGGGCCGGATCCGGGCCGCCGTCGCCGGTGCGCCCGAGGCGCCCGAGCCGGAGCGGGACTATCTGCGGCAGCACGCGCCCGACGATCCGGTGGCGCTCGTCGACCTGCTGCACGCGAACCTGGCGGACTACCGGGCCGTCGTCCACCGCGCGGACGCCGCAGGGCTCGCCGGGCTCGTCGCCCGGCTGCTCGCCGGACACGGGGCCCGCAGTGTCGCCGTACCGCCGGGGCTGCCGGAGGAGTGGCTGTCCGCGCTGCCCGAGGACATCGAACTCCTCCCGGACAGCGGCGATCTGACGCCCTACCAGCTCGATGGGACGGACGCCGTCGTGACGGGCTGCGCGGTGGCCGTCGCCGAGACCGGCACGCTCGTCCTCGACGCCGGCCCGGCCCAGGGGCGCCGCGCACTCACCCTCGTACCCGATCTGCACGTCTGTGTCGTACGGGTGCCGGACCAGGTGGTGGCGTCGGTGCCGCTGGCGCTGCCGCGGCTCGACCCGCGGCGGCCGCTGACCTGGATCTCGGGTCCGTCGGCGACCAGCGACATCGAGCTGGACCGGGTGGAGGGCGTGCACGGACCGCGCCGGCTCGAGGTCGTCCTCCTCTCCGGGTGA
- a CDS encoding TetR/AcrR family transcriptional regulator, giving the protein MTDSVNRRTRASQKRQRLVAAAARVLHEQGVERTTLADIAREAEVPVGNVYYYFKTKDDLVLAALSEHRAYLAGLTGRLEELADPRERLKGLVEAWVEQREVAARRGCPTGTLAVELDKRADGTLDAEAGAVIRELLDWAGAQFRALGMADPEGLALTLVSAYQGMSLLANALREPEVMSREGDRLLARLDALRAPDGQL; this is encoded by the coding sequence GTGACTGACTCAGTGAATCGACGGACGCGGGCCTCGCAGAAGCGGCAGCGCCTGGTCGCGGCGGCCGCCCGGGTGCTCCATGAGCAGGGCGTCGAGCGCACCACCCTCGCCGACATCGCGCGCGAGGCGGAGGTGCCCGTCGGGAACGTCTACTACTACTTCAAGACCAAGGACGACCTGGTCCTGGCCGCGCTGTCCGAGCACCGCGCGTATCTGGCGGGGCTCACCGGACGCCTGGAGGAGCTGGCGGATCCGCGCGAGCGCCTGAAGGGCCTGGTCGAGGCCTGGGTGGAGCAGCGGGAGGTGGCGGCGCGGCGCGGCTGCCCGACGGGCACGCTGGCGGTCGAGCTCGACAAGCGGGCCGACGGGACGCTCGACGCGGAGGCCGGGGCGGTGATCCGGGAGCTGCTCGACTGGGCCGGGGCACAGTTCCGGGCCCTCGGCATGGCGGACCCGGAGGGCCTGGCGCTCACCCTGGTCTCGGCGTACCAGGGAATGTCGCTGCTCGCCAACGCCCTGCGCGAGCCGGAGGTGATGAGCCGCGAGGGGGACCGGCTGCTCGCACGGCTCGACGCCCTGCGGGCGCCCGACGGTCAGCTCTGA
- a CDS encoding 4-hydroxybenzoate 3-monooxygenase translates to MRTTVGIIGGGPSGLLLARLLHRNGIDSVVLESRDRAYVEQRQRAGILEQATVDALRTAGAADRLDAEGIPHDGIELRHDGRATRIDFPGLTGGRRVWVYAQTEVVKDLVALQLADGGPLRFEAEVTAVEGADTDRPRVHYTHEGRTRILDCDYVVGCDGYHGVTRHAVPEHLRRTHERTYPYSWLGILADAPPVYDELIYAHSERGFALASMRSPAVSRLYLQVPNGTDPADWPDERIWDELDARLSLRAEPGWRLTRGPVTQKAVLPMRSSVTEPMRHGRVFLAGDAAHIVPPTGAKGLNLAAADVVVLARAFAHHHATGSTELLDAYSDTCLRRVWRAEHFSYFMTTTLHTDPAQESFDTRLQLSQLDRIAGSRHAAAELAENYTGLPLDL, encoded by the coding sequence ATGCGCACCACCGTCGGCATCATCGGCGGCGGCCCCTCCGGCCTGCTCCTGGCCCGGCTGCTCCACCGCAACGGCATCGACAGCGTCGTCCTGGAGAGCCGCGACCGCGCCTACGTCGAACAGCGCCAGCGCGCCGGCATCCTCGAACAGGCCACCGTCGACGCCCTGCGCACCGCCGGCGCCGCCGACCGCCTCGACGCCGAGGGCATCCCGCACGACGGCATCGAACTCCGCCACGACGGCCGCGCCACCCGCATCGACTTCCCCGGCCTCACCGGCGGCCGGCGCGTCTGGGTCTACGCCCAGACCGAGGTCGTCAAGGACCTCGTCGCCCTCCAGCTCGCCGACGGCGGCCCGCTCCGCTTCGAGGCCGAGGTCACCGCCGTCGAGGGCGCCGACACCGACCGCCCCCGCGTCCACTACACCCACGAGGGCCGCACGCGGATACTCGACTGCGACTACGTCGTCGGCTGCGACGGCTACCACGGCGTCACCCGCCACGCCGTCCCCGAGCATCTGCGCCGCACCCACGAGCGCACCTATCCCTACTCCTGGCTCGGCATCCTCGCCGACGCCCCGCCCGTCTACGACGAGCTGATCTACGCCCACTCCGAGCGCGGCTTCGCCCTCGCCAGCATGCGCTCGCCCGCCGTCAGCCGGCTCTACCTCCAGGTCCCCAACGGCACCGACCCCGCCGACTGGCCCGACGAGCGCATCTGGGACGAGCTCGACGCCCGCCTCTCCCTGCGCGCCGAACCCGGCTGGCGCCTCACCCGCGGCCCCGTCACCCAGAAGGCCGTCCTGCCCATGCGCAGCTCGGTCACCGAACCCATGCGCCACGGCCGGGTCTTCCTCGCCGGCGACGCCGCCCACATCGTCCCGCCCACCGGCGCCAAGGGCCTCAACCTCGCCGCCGCCGACGTCGTCGTCCTCGCCCGCGCCTTCGCCCACCACCACGCGACCGGCTCGACCGAACTCCTCGACGCCTACTCCGACACCTGCCTGCGCCGGGTCTGGCGCGCCGAGCACTTCTCGTACTTCATGACCACCACGCTCCACACCGACCCCGCCCAGGAGTCCTTCGACACCCGGCTCCAGCTCTCCCAGCTCGACCGGATCGCCGGCTCCCGGCACGCCGCCGCCGAACTCGCCGAGAACTACACCGGACTGCCTCTCGACCTCTGA